The Populus alba chromosome 13, ASM523922v2, whole genome shotgun sequence genome contains the following window.
GATTGACCCAAAACCTGCTAACCCATGGTCTTGAGAAGGTTTTAAAGTAGGTAAAACTAGAAGCTTGTAATTGTACCAGTAAAATTTGGTAAATAcccattatattttcttaataaatttacatatttttttttataactatatGGAAAAAATATTCTCAACATGAAAGGcaatcaaagatttttttcttgctcAACCCTCGCAAACTTGTTACCTTTTTTCTTATTagctatttatttatattaaagttcactagaaataatattttattttttctattttctacaAAGTTTTTCAACAAAGTTGAAGGTTAGAGCCTCTCAATTATGTGATCATCACTCAAGGACAAACTGCACACAAATTTTTTGGAATATAGCCATAGGTAAGTTACCGCTTTGGAAATACTTTTCCCacttttaatttaaagattTCTTTGCATTTTGCCTTCCACAAGAAAagcgttttaaaaatatgaatctGCTATTTCAGAATTCCTTGGCGATCTTCAGCAAATCATAAAAGCCTCTTAGCAGGTTACTTAGCATTACCAAGTTAAATCTGATGGACAAGAAATtcatgataataaattaaattaaattgaacataCAGTGCTATTGTCTTGCTACCACAACTTGTAATCACTTGGTAGAATTCTTCACAAAGACACAACCTTGTATCACAACTCACATTTTAGTTCACGATTCATCGTTTGGAGACAACTTATGAGAGTAACAAAAGATATAcaacaatttaacaaaaagaaccagccagcaaataatttttttttattagttagtgttttaagcccaaatttgattcttagggttttagtatttatatgtaattttctTGACATTACGATTTGATTTcaatgaattgaataaaaattgtaaaaatactGACTTTTCTAAACCCCATTCTTTTCTTCCTTGGCTTTTTCTTCttagcttcttctttctttcttgttacactttaaattttcttttgtcCAGCATCATTTTCCTAGAATGAACATCACTCAAAACATCGAAGGAGATCCCATGCTGTTAAATTGTCGATCTATGATACCAATGTTTCAAGAAACTAAGCTGGCTGGTCAATCACCAGTAATCCCGACATGAACATTTTCCATCCTCAAAGTGATGAAACCTGTTTGAATCACGTAACACTATTGAACGATCAACAACctttgatatatatttaaaagcaGAGTGACAGTCACCACAAACTCTGAGGTTCTTCATTATCCTAATAGGCAATCCTGAGTTGCGAGTGAGAACAAAAGCAACTGCAAGTTTCTCACTGTGATAGCTCAGGAGTTCTTCCTTATTCTCTGGTTCAAGATCATACAGTGCGAATTTTATCTGGGGCACATATCCTGCAtcccttatttttttgtcaagttCCTTGAGTTTTGCATAGATTAAACCTTTTTCTGGATGTGAGTTATCACCAGCCACAAAAACATGGACACCATCCTTCATGGTTACCCAACTACATCCAGCTTCCTTCTTCACCGCCGCCTCTCTCATTGCTCTCCTAGTCCTCGCCATGTCCTCCCACTTCCCTCCTGAAGCATACATGTTGGAAAGAAGCACATAATTCACAGCATTTTGAGGGTCCATATTGAACAGCATTTCAGCAGCCCTCCTACCTAATTCTGTCTTTCGACCATTTCCTCGACAGCAAGCGCCTAAAACTGTTCTCCAAATAAGAATATTAGGCTTAATTGGCATCTTATTAATGAAGTTCTCTATCTTATCTAATTCACCGGCCCGTCCAAGAAGATCAACCATACATGAATAATGCTCTACACGAGGAACCAATCCATACACTTCAGTCATggatttaaaatattcaaaccCTTCATCAACTAAACCAATGTGGCTACAAGCGGACAACACCCCGACAAAGGTAATGTGATCAGGTAATTGATCACTGAGCTTCATTCGTGTAAAAAGCCTCAAAGCATTGTCTCCATGCCCATGGCGTGCATAGCCTGATATCATTGAGTTCCAAGAATACAAATTCCTCACAggcatcaaattaaaaaatcttgatgCATAATCTATTCTTCCACATTTTGAGTACATATCAACAAGTGCGCTCCCAATTACAACATCAGATTCTAAACAAGCTCTTATTGCACAGGCATGTACTTCCATTCCACGCTCTAGTGTGGCAACAGTGGCACAAGCACTAAGAACAGTGGCAAAAGTGAAACAGTCCAATCGCTGACCCCTCTGCATCATTAACCAGACCAAATCCATGGCCTTGCACAGTAGTTCGTTATGTATATATCCAGAAATCATTGAATTCCAACTAACCTCATCTCTTCTTTCAGACATTCTAGAAAAGATTTCCTCACAGTTTTCCATCTCTCCAGACTTTCCATAGCACGCCAGAAGAGCATTCTCAATGGCATTATCATCCTTAACATTGTATTTCAGTATTAGAGCATGTATCTGGTGGCTCAGTTTAGTTGTTGAGAGAGATGAAACTGTAGCAAGTAAGTTAATGAAGGTTACCCTATTAGGACTCCATCCAGCTCGCATCATTTCCAAGAAAACTTCTACAGCTTCAGAAACCGATGCCCCTGAATCAGCTAATGCCCCAATCACAGTGTTCCATGATACTTGATCACGCTCCAGCATCCAGGAGAAAACTTTCTGGCATTCAGCTAGACGTCCAGTTTCAGCATACAATGCAAGAAGGGTATTTGAAACTGAAACGTCCAAATCAAGTCCTAACTTGATACCTTCCCCGTGTGTTTGTTGTCCCAGCAAAATGCAATCCAAGCTTGCGCATGAACTCAAAGCACTTATCAAAGCGAAATTGGAAGGCATCAAACCAGTTTTCCTCATTGAATTGTAGCTCTTGACTGCATCTTCAAAACACTTGTTCTGGTCAAAACCAGTAATCATGGAATTCCATGAGACTGAATCCTTATCAACCATGAGCCCAAATACTGATCTTGCATGATCAATATCACCACATTTAGCATACATATTAATAAGCCCATTTCCAACAGCAACCTTGGCATCATTTAACCCAGTTCGGATTGCATGTCCATGAACCTCTCTACCCTTTCTTCTCCCTTCATCCAGGAGAGCAAATTCAGCACAAGCACTTAACAGAATCACATATGAATCAAGATTAATATCAACCAAGTGTCTTGTCTCCTTGAATACTTCAACAGCTTCCTCTCCACATTTTTGTCTGACCAAACCAACCATTAAGCCATTCATTGAGACAGCATTCCTTGCAGTCATCTGCTCAAAAATTTTCCTAGCATAATCAAACGATCCAAGCCTTGAAAACCCACCAACCAAAGCACTCCCCACATAGAGATTTGCCAGTAATCCAGATTTTTTAATTCTCGCAAGTATCTGCTCCAGCAAAGACAGACCAGAATCGATGGAAGAACAAGCAGCAGTTATTAAACTTCCAAATGTATATTCATTAGGTTTCAGACTTAAACCTGAATCTGCCAATTGCATGCTTGAGAATAGTTCAAAACAAGAAGCTGCATCTCCTCTTTGTGAGTAAACTGATACGATTGAATTCCAAGATATAGAATTCCTAATCTCTATCTCATCAAAAACACTACGAGCATAGTCAATATATCCCAGATACTTCCCGTACATGGATATCAGTACATTACACAATGACGCATCGTTTGCATAAGGTGACTTCATTATCAATCCATGAATTTGCATCCCAAGTTGAAGCCCACATAACATAGACTCCTGGCAAGCTCGAATAGCACTACCAAAAGCAAAACGATTGGGCAAAAAACCCTCAAAAATCATCTCTTTTAAAACTCCACATGCATCCTCAGGCATCCCATTCTGAGTATACCCAGAAATCAAACAAGCCCACGTAACACCATTTCTATCcggcatttcatcaaacaacttTCGTGCCGAAACCCAATCACCAGTTCTAACATACACATTAATAACGGTGTTGCATAAGAACAAATCAGAATCAAACCCATGTTTAAgaacatttaaatgaaacaaatttGCATCCTTCGGACAGCACGAGTGCTTATAACAAGAAACTAAATGTTCAATCAAATCATCGAAAGAACCCAAATTCGAGACTTTTGGGAAAATGGGTACTGTTTTCAGGTGAGAATGAGATGATCTTTTGTAGTGATTGACTAAGTCATTCAATGGGATTAGAGAAGGAGATTGCTTGAGTGGTGAaatgaagttttggggtttagagagaagagaaggtaggtttttgttgttgtgcaGTGGTTTTGGTGGAGGAGGGGAGGCAGTAGTGGAAAAAGTGACGGAAGGGTTTGAATTGTTAAGTAAGAACGGCTTCTTGTGGATGGATTTCAAGAAGCAACGAAACATAGGCGTGATTTGGAGGGATCAAGTTCTGACAGAGAGCAAGAAAGGCTGGAATTTGACAAAGATAGtgaagggaaagaaagaaggtAAGGGGAAGGTGAGGGCTTTTCTTGGTTTTTAGGAAGGGGTGTGAAGAGCATCTCCCGAGGCAAAGGTAATTCTAAGgttccgagaaaaaaaaaatctgaaagtttttttttttttttttttaaatatattaaaataaaattttttttttttttaatatcaaaacataaaaataaatttaaaataaaaaaaaatatttattttataacacaCAGTTTGGAACGTAATttccaaacaatatttttatttatttttgtgatcaaaatatattttttaaaaaattaaattaattttttatatttttagattattttaatgtgttgatataaaatataaatatcataatttttttctttaaatcttgGTTTGTgtattatctttgtcaattactttattatttaattaaaataaaataatttatttaagctATTTAAATCTATAActcaagtaataattttttttttaaatatttatatcatttaaacattattttttataaaaaaaaataatacaacccAATATATCACAAGTTCATCTAGTAATATTTCATGAGAGATCACATTTGaggcttgaatttgtttttttttttttaattctcaatctAGTCCATCTATACatgaatagttattttttaaattaacttgccAATCCAATATAAGTTTAggtctatttgtttttaaggatgaaataacaaagaaataaattcaactaaaaaagtacatttttttttaaatttatgatagaTAGTATAGTAGTGAACAATAAAAgtgcattttcttttaatttatggttATAATTGTAATAATGAAGTATAAATAACATTGTAAAGACATTTGGTAGCGCCAAACTGAAGGTGCATTCGATGGGCGCGTCATTCTATCTTGGAGAGGATGCCGATACCTTTTAAATATCATCACAAAAGATGGCATTTACTAACTAGATGACCCCTCATGTgccaacaaatatttttttaaaaatattaaatatttattaaaatacaaaaatacctaAGTTAActtgacatttaaaaaaaaaaaccaagatgaaaaaaccaaaacacacctggaaagataattttgaatcaAGGATAATTAaggtaatttaactttaaataaagaattaaattgacaTCAAATCATGGTAAAAAAACCATTTCGCTTTTAAGCCAAGGGCAAAATTGTCACCATTTAAAATAATAGTGTTCAATTGACatatgcttaaaaaaaatatttttaaaccatgTGGCGTAGGTTAACTTAACAAGATTCAAAGACAGCTTATCTGAACGaccaataaaacataatttaatttaaaataaatattcaagataatttttatatataaatattaagacaataaCATATTCAGATCGATTCAGATCAACCTATCAATTTATATGCTGGGTCAATGATGTTatgataacattataaaaataaattaaaacaaattataaagtttaatttttaataaattcatgaaatttaaaacaaaaatcaaggaaatCACGACTTTCCTCTGTCAAAACTAAAGGATACAGTACCTGAATAGCCAATTAGCCGCCAAATTCAACAAAAACGAATCCAAGTACTAGCGAATAGTTTGAAAGATAGTGTATCCATCGCAAAGGTAATTAACTAATCAGTTTGCTAGCATCATTTTACAGTAGACAACCCAGATGTAAGAACTTGGACTCATTTTCTTCGGCTATGGAAATAAAAGTACAACATGTAAAAACATGTTATCACTGATTCAACTACACATGCTAAAACATACCACCAatcattttatcaaaaacaCAAATGTACTGCACATGGGGTTGTGGCCCAGTGGTGGAAAGGAACTTGTTCCTCACTTCACTGCATATGGGTTCGAATTTCTTCATCGCATGCTTGTCACCCCGCAGTGCCTTTCATACTCACTGAGGGACTTGCAAGATGTTCAGCGGGCCCCAAGGGGATTAGTTGTGATATgtgcaagctgacccggacaccccgggttataaaaaaaaaaacacaaatgtaCCTTATTGTTTGGAGCAAACAGACAATGCTACCGCAAATGTGTTGATGCTAGGTCTTTTTAATGCCCGTAGATGTGCCTTCATGAGCGCTTTTATGGATATGCAAGACATCCTACTTCTTAGTCTTACCTCTTCCTTTCACAAGAGCTGTCTTAACTCTTCCTTTTCGTGTAAAAGCAAACTCTCCAAATTTATGACCAACCTTCCCTTCAGTGATCTTAACACGAACAAAAGTTTTTCCATTGTAAATTCGtacataattattaatgtaTTCCGGTAAAATAGTTGATCTGCGTGTCCAGATTTTTCTGTTTGAAAGACTCTCTTTCTTTTGCTTCAGGCGAAACAAGCACGCATCAATAAAAGGCACTCCAGATGCAAAACCtaaaacacaaataacaaaatcaatagCAAAGCACAAATGCATAACACACATCAACATGTAACATTCAAAACAACAACCATTCATCGCTACCTCGAATAAAAAGGTTTGTCGATGGCATGCAGCGAATTGAGTTCAGCATAGGACCCATTGGAACTTGCCCATTTTGGTATATGCTCTGCCTCACCAAGCTCCCAAATTTGTTACAAAATGCCATTTTAATTATAgactgccaaaaaaaaaaaaaaaaacccaccacaTTTTGTGGACATCAACAGCATCCAGccaaaataacttgaaaatatataataccAATATGCAATCTAGAAAGAAGGAATCTAGAGCAACTTTCAAAATGAAATCCAAAATCAAACAAAGGGATCATTTTTCCAATGCCTAATTCATTATGATATCCAATAGCAACACTAGCACttgaaaaactcaaaacttGAAAGACAAGCACAacacaaattattaaaaaacatggatTCAATCTATAATAGATTATTCAACACCCACACTCAGACAACCGCCCAAGTAATGATATATAGAGAGAAGCATTTAAAGGGTATTGTTTATAATCTACAAATCAACAACTAGCATTCAAAACTAGATGTAATACTAGACCACTTGAACTTTATACAGAAACCATAATATGAGACATAAACATCATAAAAGAGAACAACTTTAAGATGATTTAGTGTTTAACAAAACAGAGTAACTACAGTACCTCTGACGAAGAAATGAAAATAGTTCCTAGATGAGATACAGTAAATCAAGGGTCTTTAAACACGCGCAAATAACTCACACCACGCGCCACCAATTCAAACTCTACCGAGGGGTGAAGAGAACAttaagaagagagaagagaagagaagagaagcagGGGGCATATGACATCAAAACAAACTATTGTTTGCAGGAAAAAAGTGAATTCAAAATGAataaagtgaattccgggaaagtattttccgaggTTTGatctggaaaacactttccagtgtttggttgtgttatggaaaatgaactggaaaataatttattacaagtttatctaatatatataaaatatttaatcacttacaattgtcataacccaatttttgactttttttatttttattatttaaaaaaaaaaagatgatgaaaaataaaaataaaataaattgattggaagtttaaagatttaattaaactcttgactagtttaattaattaaatcaagggtttaattggagaattgatttaattaaattttagattattttaattaatgaaatcaagagtttaattgaagaattaatgagtttgaggacttaattaaactttgatttaatcaaaaacccaggacttaaataaaataaaccaagagAACCGCTTCGTTTTCATTTTCAAGAGCAGCAGACCACAACTTTACAGTAGCAGTGACTTATAATTCGcttgctactgtagcaagtgaataaTAATTCGcttgctactgtagcaagtgCACTGGGCAGGCGTGCGCTACGCACGCcaaaagaaaagtgttttcctttctttaacagaaggaaaacactttcctttctcaaaGCAGTGATTTTATGTTGACCGGAATTAAGTTTCCGTTGACTTACTGTTTCATATTGttaccaaacatgggaaagtaaggaaaacgaattccaggaattcgttttccttgaaacaaacagagCATTAAAACGATTCCAGAGAATAACTAAATCAAATGGACTTGGTATTTATTTAGGCCTTATGGGCCAGTGGAGCCCAATACATATTCAATTGGACTGCGCTTAAATTATTTTGTGGTTACTGTGATAATAATCCACTAGTTGAAGTCTATCAAAAATAGGGAAAGGAGCAGAAGATTAGTCTTAAGTAGCTTAAGACTCATCTTCTAGTCCTTTCcctgttttgttgtttcataaATCCTTGTTCTCGACTAAGAGCATCCAAAAATCCATCTTACAAGGACATTTGTTAGGAATATTTCCACATAAAGAAGGTAAAAAGTTGTTTTGATAATCTATAACCTAGCATCATTTTTAATAAGTAAGATAGTGATATTATATTCAAGTAACAATTAGGTGAACATACATTTAATACAGTGTTGTTTAAATGCTTCAAATCATATTATTGTACACAAGCAAGCTacatttgaaactttttaaaaatgtcTGTTGCATGTGATGAACTAGAATAAAGTGACATCACTGCCACAGCTAAAGATCACTGCCATCTCATGAATTGGATTTGAACCAATCAAGTTACTTGCCCTTTAGTGGATCATGAGAGATTGTTCATGTTGGCATATGAAAGCATCAGCctccagaaaaagaaaaagaaaaagaaaaaagaacacagATATCAGCGTAGCTTGGCCAAGCTATACGGTTGTACCAGGAAAATGACTTTGTATTATTAGCATGTAAATGTCaaaaacatggaaaagaaaCTTCTACTGGAACAAAAATGCACACCATTCCAGAACAATTTTGAACGCAGGCACTTCACCTAAGAGACTTGAGTTCTTTTGAAGCAGGATGAAGTATTTTTTGGCATAATTTACATAGCATTTCAAGATAATAAAGCAGTGACATGAAAGACAATCCAAAAAATCACAACATTAGTTTTACAAGTAGTGAGTTACTGAGATCCTTTCAATTTCACAAAAGTTATGCCCTTTCTAATTCTTCACAATATTAGTCCATTGATGCCAACTAATTATGCAATGATTTCATTTACAAGAAGACAAAATACAAGACTCGACTTGGACAGGTTCAAGGCTGACAATTCATTCATAGAACCTAAGATATTCAATTGCCCCCCAGCCTTAAAGGCCTCATATCCTCACTATTTCTGTTGCAATAGGGCCTGGTAGCAAGAACAGAGACAGAATACA
Protein-coding sequences here:
- the LOC118050370 gene encoding putative pentatricopeptide repeat-containing protein At5g09950, giving the protein MFRCFLKSIHKKPFLLNNSNPSVTFSTTASPPPPKPLHNNKNLPSLLSKPQNFISPLKQSPSLIPLNDLVNHYKRSSHSHLKTVPIFPKVSNLGSFDDLIEHLVSCYKHSCCPKDANLFHLNVLKHGFDSDLFLCNTVINVYVRTGDWVSARKLFDEMPDRNGVTWACLISGYTQNGMPEDACGVLKEMIFEGFLPNRFAFGSAIRACQESMLCGLQLGMQIHGLIMKSPYANDASLCNVLISMYGKYLGYIDYARSVFDEIEIRNSISWNSIVSVYSQRGDAASCFELFSSMQLADSGLSLKPNEYTFGSLITAACSSIDSGLSLLEQILARIKKSGLLANLYVGSALVGGFSRLGSFDYARKIFEQMTARNAVSMNGLMVGLVRQKCGEEAVEVFKETRHLVDINLDSYVILLSACAEFALLDEGRRKGREVHGHAIRTGLNDAKVAVGNGLINMYAKCGDIDHARSVFGLMVDKDSVSWNSMITGFDQNKCFEDAVKSYNSMRKTGLMPSNFALISALSSCASLDCILLGQQTHGEGIKLGLDLDVSVSNTLLALYAETGRLAECQKVFSWMLERDQVSWNTVIGALADSGASVSEAVEVFLEMMRAGWSPNRVTFINLLATVSSLSTTKLSHQIHALILKYNVKDDNAIENALLACYGKSGEMENCEEIFSRMSERRDEVSWNSMISGYIHNELLCKAMDLVWLMMQRGQRLDCFTFATVLSACATVATLERGMEVHACAIRACLESDVVIGSALVDMYSKCGRIDYASRFFNLMPVRNLYSWNSMISGYARHGHGDNALRLFTRMKLSDQLPDHITFVGVLSACSHIGLVDEGFEYFKSMTEVYGLVPRVEHYSCMVDLLGRAGELDKIENFINKMPIKPNILIWRTVLGACCRGNGRKTELGRRAAEMLFNMDPQNAVNYVLLSNMYASGGKWEDMARTRRAMREAAVKKEAGCSWVTMKDGVHVFVAGDNSHPEKGLIYAKLKELDKKIRDAGYVPQIKFALYDLEPENKEELLSYHSEKLAVAFVLTRNSGLPIRIMKNLRVCGDCHSAFKYISKVVDRSIVLRDSNRFHHFEDGKCSCRDYW